The genomic interval ACAACGTTTACTTTTTATAAAGATCTGGAGGTAGGTACGTGGCCAGAAAGTGTGACATCTGCGGCAAAGGACCTCAAGTTGGAAACAACGTGAGCCATGCCAACAACAGAACGAAAAAGCGCTCTCTTCCGAACTTGAAGAGCAAGTTGGTAGAAGTCAATGGCAAGCCAATGCGTATTAAGATATGCACCGGCTGCCTGAGAACCCTTGACAAGGTAAGCTAAGTAGCGGATTTTGTCAGAGTGTCAAAAGCCCAGTGGAGTGAGTCCGCTGGGCTTTTTGCATTTCAGTTTATGCTGGTGGGTCGGATTGGTGCAGGTAGGCTTCCCGCGTTAGCCGTGCCGCATTGGCAGGGAAAATCGTAAAAGCAGGTGAGCCGTCGAGTATTTGGGCATTCACCAGATCCGTTGCTACGCCAGCGTGCTGCACACGGGCAAACGGAGGGCGGACAGACACGTCAAGCTGCCACGTATCACGAAAGTATTGTTTCACGGCCGACCTGCCAACGTATTCAGGTGGAAGCGTAAACGGCATGTACGCTTCGGGCGTTGCGGAGTAGTAGTGCTGGTGTTTTTCGTGCAGCCAGACGATGGTGGCGCGCGCCTGTCCTCTCCGTTGTTGTTTGATCTGTGGGTCTTGCGGGCTACGACTGACAGCGTTTGCATGGCAACACTGCGGGCGCAACGGGCAGGCCTCACAGTGTGGTTCTTTGCGGCAGACCACTCCTGCGAAATCCATCAGTAAGCCATTTAATTCCGGTAGATAGGGAAGTAAGGCTGTTTCTGCGTCAGCAAGCTCTGAGCTTTTACGTTTTTCGCCATACAGATAGCGCCCCAGTACTTTTTCGAGATTGGTGTCGCAGGCCAGTACCGCTTGCCCGAAGCCAAATGCTAGAATGGCGCGTGCGGTATACGACCCAATGCCGGGCAGGCGGCGCAGGGCGGTTTCATCGTTGGGAAACATTCCACCGTATTCGTGGCAGAGGCGTTGCGCGCACAGGAGCATATTGCGGCCGCGTTGATAGTAGCCAAGCCCGGCGTAGTAGGGCAGAAATTCTTCCCATGGCACATTTTGCAGGTCATGCAGTGAAGGGAAGCGGGTGATAAACCGCGTGTAGAAAGGGGTGACTCGGCTGACTTGCGTTTGTTGCAGCATCACCTCGCTCACCCAGATATGATATGGGCTCGCCGTGGCAGTACGCCAGGGGAGCCCTTCGCGACGAAACAGAGGAGCGTGAGCAGTGAGTGTGGCTCCTAGGAAATCGAGCGTCTCTGTGATCAGCACGCCCCAGCCCATTGCGTAAAATTCTGTAAGTCTTGCTCGATCATCCCTTGCAGCATGGCGCTTATACCGACACCCTCTTCGGCGCCATCTAAGTGCGGAAAATCAACCGTAATGATAGCGCTATCGCTGTCGGCACCTGCTTCAACGCCAAAGCGACTCAGAATAGACATGCCAAGTGCCTGATAGGTCGCCTCAACACGCCGTTCCGCATCATGGCACTGCCATGTAAAGGGAATTGGCCCCATCATGGTGATGGCACTCCACGAGCCGTTGGTTTGTGGCTCGACGGCGTCGATCATCATTGACCATTCCGGGTAGGCCGAAGGGTCTTTCAGCATTGCATAGACCTGATCTGGCGGGAGAGCTATCGGATAACGGCTCTGGTTCACGCTTTTCCTCCAAGACGGGTTAGGTATTCGGTCAAGCGCAAGGCGGCTTTACTTCCCTCGCCGACAGCAATGCCAATTTGCTTGTATTTGACGCTTGTGACATCGCCTGCAGCAAAAATCCCCGGTACGTTGGTTTCGTTGAGGCCGTTGACAACGATTTCGCCCATTTCATTTGTTTCTAATAAGTTATCTGCAAGCGCAAAGTTTGGTGAACGGCCGATTTCGACGAAAACACCATCAGTTGTAATTTCTTTGGTAACGCCGGTGTTCTTTTCTTTAATACGAATAGCGGTCAGGTATTGGCCATCGCCGATGATTTCGTCTGGGATATAATTTTCATACACATTGACGGGCAGCTCGGCAAGGCGATCCATCAGAATTGGTTCGCCGCGCAGTTGACTGCGGACAATAAGGTTAACCTCGCTGGCAATCTTCGCCATCTCCAGCGCAGCTTCGACGCCAGAAGTGCCGCCGCCGATGATAGTAACCACTTTTTTGCGGTACAGTGGGCCGTCGCAGGTGGTGCAGTAGGTTAATCCTTTGCCGTTATATTCATCTTCACCAGCGACGTTGATTTTCTTGGGTTTTGCCCCAGTCGCGATGATTACCGATTTGCCGGTATAGCGTTTGCCGTCAGTGGTGATGAATGTTTTTGTGTCGCCATGATCTTCAATTTTTTCGACAGCGGCACCGAGCTCGATATCGACGGCATATTTCCGGACGTGCTCTTCAAAGAGCATTGCCATTTCCCAGCCAGTGGAGTGGATAATGCCCAGATAATTTTCGACATCAAAGGTTTTGGTCAACTGTCCGCCGGAATCATAGGCCACAATCAGGGTAGAAAGGTTTTTGCGCGCAGTGTAAATGGCGGCCGAGGCACCCGCAGGGCCGAGTCCGGCAATAATGACATCATAGATTTTTTCGGTCGTATTCATGTATGACTCCTCCATAGAACAAGTTAAAATTGCACAACGGCACTGCCGTGTCCGCGCCGGATTTCCATTTTTCCGCCACCCTGAGCGCGGGCAGCCAATAAGGCCTCTACCAACCGAGGCAAAGTGCCGACTTCTTGCCCATTGATGGACATAATAAAATCGCCCTGCACTAACCCAGTTTTATCACCCCAGCTACGGCGAAGCACTTCTTTTATTTGCATCGCACGTTGTTGATAGGGCTCAACGCGCAATCCTAACCACTCTTCCAGTACTTTCAGGCCGTATTCAATCGGTAATGAACGCGCGGCCACCGGAATGCGCAGGAGTTCGCCGCGCCGCACAATGGTCAGCGTAATCGTGTCGTCCGGCGTGTAGTCGCCCACTTGCTCTAGAAAATCGGCTTCACTGGAAACGGGAATATTGCCAACTTGGATGATAATATCCTGTGGTTGTAACAAGCGTTGTGCGGCAAGTTGCTGGTCGATAATACGGCTGACGAGTACGCCATACGGCAGCGTATGGCCGCCAAACACGGTGCGCATCTGCTCGTTCAACTCCTGCACTTCTATGCCAATCCATGCCCGTTCAACTCGCCCATGACGTACCAGCGAGCGGTACACGCGCAGTGCTTTGTTTGAAGGAATGGCAAAGCCAATCCCCTGTGCATTGCGATAAATAGCCGTATTAATACCGATTAGATCGCCATTGATATTCAGGAGTGGCCCGCCACTATTGCCAGGGTTGATCATGGTGTCGGTTTGGATCAGATTGTTGAACATTCGGTCGTTATCCTGAATGGAGCGTCCTGTAGCGGAAACGATTCCCGTGGTTACGGTGTTTGAAAAGCCAAACGGATTACCGATGGCGACAACTGGTTCGCCAATCAGAATATGATCGGAATCAAATGGGCGGATGCACTGGAGCGGTTCGCCAGGGCTTGCTTGAATGCCCAATACGGCGATGTCGCTACGGCGGTCAAGTCCAATGAGTGTGGCAGTATAGCTACGGTTGTTGCTGGTGAAGACCGTGATCTCTGTCGCGCCATCGACCACATGCGTGTTGGTGAGAATGTGCCCTTGGCGGCAGTCGATAATTACTCCTGAGCCAAGCGAGCGGGCGCGATAGGTGCGGCGTGGATCGCGGAAAAAATTGCCAAAGAATTCTTGAAATACCGGATCATTAAACACAAACGGCACTGACTGTGTTTGCTTGACCGTTACCGTGGATATGTTGACAACGGCGCCGCCAACCTTTTCCACAACCTCAACCACCGGCGTGCGACGTGGATCGCCAAAGGCATTTGGCGTTATCGCTAAGTATATAATGAGGAAAAGTAAAAGAATACGGCTCATAGATTGATCCTTACGCAAAAAACNGTAAGGGATGATAATGCGCGGGTGAAATTACTTCTCTGATGCTTTTTTTTCCGATTCGGTGTGATGACTCTCGGTCTCTACCCCTTCGGTGCGTGGCGTGGCAATGCCAATATCGTCAGCGATGTAATCTTCTGGAGCGTCAATGGGTTTCTTGCTATTTTCATCGACTTCTTCAGGTTTTTCTTCTGGCTTTGTTTGTTCATCAGGAGTGAGGTCGGCCATCTCGCTGCTCAGGTGAATTTCTTCCAGCAATGAATCGTGAACCGTAATTTCCGCTTCTATTTTTTCCACCTGCTCGATAAGGCCAAGAAATTCTTCATTAAACTGGAGATTTCCCGTCTTGAGCAATTGATAGGTTAATTCCCCTAATTCCTGAAGCTTAGCGGATTTTTTCCGCTCAAGGTTGACGATTTCAAGCTTGAGTTTGCCGATTTTTGTCAGCTTAACCACTTCGTCTTTACTTTTTACAACCCCTTTACGAATCGATTCGTAAATTTTGTCAAGCGATCCGCGTGTATCTTTGGAATCCATGTGGCACCTCCGTGCTGGTTATGTAGCCGTGTTGACAATGCGACGACTGGTAAGCTCCCACCAGAATTCTTCTACGCCAACACGAGTGACGGATGAAAATGGCAAGAGAGTAACGCTGCGTGAACTGTAGCTCTTCTTGAGAACCGAAAGCCGTTTGTTCAGCTCAGACTTTCCGAGTTTATCTGTTTTTGTCGCCAGAATCAACACTGGCAATTGGACTTTTTCCAGCATTGCCAGCGCTTCGATATCGTTTTTCTGTGGCTCAAGGCGGGAGTCGATAATCAGTACTGCCAGTACGAGCGCCTTGCGGTGAGCCAGATAGTGGTAGATGGTTTTATTCCATTCCTGCCGCTGCGCTTGTGAAACCTTTGCGTAGCCATAGCCCGGCATATCGACAAAGTAGGCTTCATCGTTAATATTAAAGTAGTTAAAGAGCCGTGTGCGCCCTGGAGTTTTGCTGGTTCTGGCGACTGAATTGCGGCGCAGCACCGAATTCAGGCAGCTCGATTTGCCGACATTGGAACGACCAAGAAAAACCACCTCGG from Chrysiogenes arsenatis DSM 11915 carries:
- the rpmB gene encoding 50S ribosomal protein L28 codes for the protein MARKCDICGKGPQVGNNVSHANNRTKKRSLPNLKSKLVEVNGKPMRIKICTGCLRTLDKVS
- a CDS encoding SRPBCC family protein, which gives rise to MNQSRYPIALPPDQVYAMLKDPSAYPEWSMMIDAVEPQTNGSWSAITMMGPIPFTWQCHDAERRVEATYQALGMSILSRFGVEAGADSDSAIITVDFPHLDGAEEGVGISAMLQGMIEQDLQNFTQWAGAC
- a CDS encoding NAD(P)/FAD-dependent oxidoreductase, with product MNTTEKIYDVIIAGLGPAGASAAIYTARKNLSTLIVAYDSGGQLTKTFDVENYLGIIHSTGWEMAMLFEEHVRKYAVDIELGAAVEKIEDHGDTKTFITTDGKRYTGKSVIIATGAKPKKINVAGEDEYNGKGLTYCTTCDGPLYRKKVVTIIGGGTSGVEAALEMAKIASEVNLIVRSQLRGEPILMDRLAELPVNVYENYIPDEIIGDGQYLTAIRIKEKNTGVTKEITTDGVFVEIGRSPNFALADNLLETNEMGEIVVNGLNETNVPGIFAAGDVTSVKYKQIGIAVGEGSKAALRLTEYLTRLGGKA
- a CDS encoding trypsin-like peptidase domain-containing protein, whose protein sequence is MSRILLLFLIIYLAITPNAFGDPRRTPVVEVVEKVGGAVVNISTVTVKQTQSVPFVFNDPVFQEFFGNFFRDPRRTYRARSLGSGVIIDCRQGHILTNTHVVDGATEITVFTSNNRSYTATLIGLDRRSDIAVLGIQASPGEPLQCIRPFDSDHILIGEPVVAIGNPFGFSNTVTTGIVSATGRSIQDNDRMFNNLIQTDTMINPGNSGGPLLNINGDLIGINTAIYRNAQGIGFAIPSNKALRVYRSLVRHGRVERAWIGIEVQELNEQMRTVFGGHTLPYGVLVSRIIDQQLAAQRLLQPQDIIIQVGNIPVSSEADFLEQVGDYTPDDTITLTIVRRGELLRIPVAARSLPIEYGLKVLEEWLGLRVEPYQQRAMQIKEVLRRSWGDKTGLVQGDFIMSINGQEVGTLPRLVEALLAARAQGGGKMEIRRGHGSAVVQF
- the yihA gene encoding ribosome biogenesis GTP-binding protein YihA/YsxC, whose protein sequence is MTNEPKTIYNANKVEFITSAPSLDKCPTEDRPEVVFLGRSNVGKSSCLNSVLRRNSVARTSKTPGRTRLFNYFNINDEAYFVDMPGYGYAKVSQAQRQEWNKTIYHYLAHRKALVLAVLIIDSRLEPQKNDIEALAMLEKVQLPVLILATKTDKLGKSELNKRLSVLKKSYSSRSVTLLPFSSVTRVGVEEFWWELTSRRIVNTAT